From a region of the Chitinophaga caseinilytica genome:
- the leuD gene encoding 3-isopropylmalate dehydratase small subunit, with translation MAYDKFTVLTSTAVPLPIENVDTDQIIPARFLKATERKGFGDNLFRDWRYNGDDSPKQDFVLNNPIYSGKILVAGKNFGSGSSREHAAWAIYDYGFRCVVSSFFADIFKNNSLNIGILPVQVSPEFLDKIFLAIEADAKAEITVDLDKQLITIAATGESESFAINSYKKHNLMNGYDDIDYLQAMKDEIRTFADKSIY, from the coding sequence ATGGCATACGATAAATTCACCGTTCTCACCAGCACCGCAGTACCCCTGCCCATCGAGAACGTAGACACCGACCAGATCATCCCCGCGCGCTTCCTCAAAGCCACCGAGCGCAAAGGTTTCGGCGATAACCTCTTCCGCGACTGGCGGTATAACGGAGACGATTCCCCGAAGCAGGACTTCGTCCTCAACAACCCGATCTACTCCGGCAAAATCCTCGTGGCCGGCAAGAACTTCGGCAGCGGCAGCTCCCGCGAGCACGCAGCCTGGGCTATCTACGACTACGGGTTCCGTTGCGTAGTGTCCAGCTTCTTCGCCGACATCTTCAAAAACAACTCCCTCAACATCGGCATCCTCCCCGTTCAGGTGAGCCCGGAATTCCTCGATAAAATCTTCCTCGCCATCGAGGCAGACGCCAAAGCGGAAATCACCGTAGACCTCGACAAACAGCTGATCACCATCGCCGCCACCGGCGAAAGCGAATCCTTCGCCATCAACAGCTACAAAAAACATAACCTCATGAACGGTTATGACGATATCGATTATTTACAGGCGATGAAGGACGAAATCCGGACGTTCGCCGACAAAAGCATATACTAG
- a CDS encoding alpha-isopropylmalate synthase regulatory domain-containing protein, whose product MDTTLRDGEQTSGVSFSPSEKLTIAQLLLTEVKADRIEVASARVSDGEMAAVKAITKWAKASKLLERVEVLTFVDGDVSIQWMQETGAKVMNLLTKGSLNHLTHQLKKKPEQHFADIAEVIAKAKKKGLIVNVYLEDWSNGMRHSRDYVFQYLDFIATQPVKRVMLPDTLGILTPDESYQYLSEIVERYPKLHFDFHAHNDYDLGTANVLEGVKAGVHGIHLTINGMGERAGNAPLASAIAVLNDFMPGVKTSVAEKSLYSVSKLVETFSGIRVPANKPVVGENVFTQTAGIHADGDKKNKLYFSDLMPERFGRQRKYALGKTSGKANIENNLQQLGIRLSEPDLKKVTQKIIELGDKKEMVTQADLPYIISDILDSNTIEQKVHIEDYVLTHAKHLKPSATLRISVHGESYEEHAQGDGQYDAFMNALKKVYKKRKEELPQLTDYTVRIPPGGKTDALCETVITWQVAGQREFKTRGLDSDQTVSAIKATQKMLNLL is encoded by the coding sequence ATGGACACCACGCTTCGCGACGGCGAGCAAACGAGCGGCGTCTCTTTTTCCCCTTCGGAAAAACTGACCATCGCCCAACTGCTGCTGACGGAAGTGAAGGCAGACCGCATCGAAGTGGCTTCGGCGCGCGTGTCTGACGGGGAAATGGCCGCCGTGAAAGCCATCACCAAATGGGCGAAGGCCAGCAAGCTGCTCGAGCGCGTGGAAGTGCTCACGTTCGTGGACGGAGACGTGTCTATCCAATGGATGCAGGAAACCGGCGCGAAAGTGATGAACCTCCTCACCAAAGGTTCCCTCAACCACCTCACGCATCAACTCAAAAAGAAACCCGAACAGCATTTCGCCGATATCGCCGAAGTGATCGCCAAAGCGAAAAAGAAAGGCCTCATCGTGAACGTGTACCTCGAAGACTGGAGCAACGGCATGCGCCATTCCCGCGATTACGTGTTCCAGTACCTCGATTTCATCGCCACCCAACCCGTCAAACGCGTCATGCTGCCCGATACGCTGGGCATCCTCACGCCCGACGAGTCGTATCAATACCTCTCCGAAATCGTGGAGCGGTATCCCAAACTGCACTTCGATTTCCATGCGCATAACGATTACGACCTGGGCACCGCCAACGTCCTCGAAGGCGTGAAAGCCGGCGTACACGGCATCCACCTCACCATCAACGGCATGGGGGAAAGAGCGGGCAACGCGCCCCTCGCCAGCGCCATCGCCGTGCTGAACGATTTCATGCCCGGTGTTAAAACCAGCGTGGCCGAAAAATCGCTCTACAGCGTGAGCAAACTCGTGGAAACGTTCTCCGGCATCCGCGTTCCCGCCAACAAACCGGTGGTGGGCGAAAACGTATTCACCCAAACGGCCGGCATCCATGCCGACGGCGACAAGAAAAACAAGCTTTACTTCAGCGACCTCATGCCCGAACGCTTCGGCCGCCAGCGCAAATACGCACTGGGCAAAACGAGCGGGAAAGCCAATATCGAGAACAACCTCCAGCAGCTGGGCATCCGGCTGTCGGAACCCGATCTGAAGAAAGTAACGCAGAAGATCATCGAACTGGGCGACAAGAAAGAAATGGTGACACAGGCAGACCTGCCCTACATCATCTCCGACATTCTCGACAGCAACACCATCGAACAGAAGGTGCATATCGAAGATTACGTGCTCACCCACGCCAAGCACCTCAAACCCTCCGCCACACTGCGCATCAGCGTTCATGGCGAGAGCTATGAAGAACATGCGCAGGGCGACGGGCAGTACGATGCTTTCATGAACGCGCTGAAAAAAGTCTATAAAAAACGGAAAGAAGAACTGCCGCAGCTGACCGATTACACCGTACGCATCCCGCCCGGCGGTAAAACGGACGCACTGTGCGAAACCGTCATCACCTGGCAGGTTGCCGGGCAGCGGGAATTCAAGACCCGCGGGCTCGACAGCGATCAGACCGTTTCCGCCATCAAGGCCACGCAAAAAATGCTGAACTTACTTTAA
- the leuB gene encoding 3-isopropylmalate dehydrogenase, whose product MATKHILIVPGDGIGQEVTAEGKKILDRIAAKFGHTFTYDDALVGHAAIEATGDPLPAVTLEKMHKADAVLFGAVGHPKYDNDPSAKVRPEQGLLKMRKELGLYANLRPIKLFDELLEASSIKPEILRGADILFFRELTGDIYFGEKGRKNNGDTAFDIAEYSRFEVERIARKAFEAARTRRKKLCSVDKANVIETSRLWREVIQKIAPEYPDVEVEHQFVDATAMLLIKDPKRFDVVVTANLFGDILTDEASQIAGSMGMLASASIGDGTGVYEPIHGSAHDITGKGVANPLASILSAALLLDISFGMKAESDAVIEAVDKVLKAGFRTGDIADAKTPKDKILGTAAMGDQVLAQL is encoded by the coding sequence ATGGCAACAAAGCATATATTAATCGTTCCCGGAGACGGGATCGGGCAGGAAGTAACTGCCGAAGGCAAGAAAATACTGGACAGGATCGCCGCGAAGTTCGGCCATACCTTCACTTACGACGACGCGCTGGTGGGCCACGCAGCCATCGAAGCCACCGGCGATCCGCTGCCGGCGGTAACCCTGGAGAAGATGCACAAGGCAGACGCCGTACTCTTCGGCGCCGTGGGCCATCCCAAATACGACAACGACCCCTCCGCCAAAGTGCGCCCGGAACAGGGATTGCTCAAAATGCGCAAGGAACTCGGCCTTTACGCCAACCTGCGCCCCATCAAACTGTTCGACGAGCTGCTGGAAGCCTCCAGCATCAAACCGGAAATCCTCCGCGGAGCGGATATCCTCTTTTTCCGGGAGCTGACCGGCGACATCTATTTCGGTGAAAAAGGCCGTAAAAACAATGGCGACACCGCTTTCGACATCGCCGAATACAGCCGTTTCGAAGTGGAGCGCATCGCCCGGAAAGCCTTCGAAGCCGCCCGCACCCGCCGCAAAAAACTCTGCTCCGTAGATAAAGCGAACGTGATCGAAACCTCCCGCCTCTGGCGCGAAGTGATCCAGAAAATCGCACCGGAATACCCCGACGTGGAAGTGGAACACCAGTTCGTGGACGCCACCGCCATGCTGCTCATCAAAGACCCGAAACGTTTCGACGTGGTAGTGACCGCCAACCTGTTTGGCGACATCCTGACCGACGAAGCTTCGCAGATCGCAGGGTCTATGGGCATGCTCGCCTCTGCCTCCATCGGCGACGGCACGGGCGTATACGAGCCCATCCACGGCTCCGCGCACGACATCACCGGTAAAGGCGTCGCCAACCCGCTCGCTTCCATCCTTTCCGCAGCCCTCCTGCTCGACATTTCGTTCGGCATGAAAGCAGAATCCGACGCGGTGATCGAAGCGGTAGACAAAGTGCTGAAAGCCGGATTCCGCACCGGAGACATCGCCGACGCGAAAACGCCCAAAGACAAAATCCTGGGCACCGCCGCCATGGGCGACCAGGTACTGGCGCAACTGTAA
- a CDS encoding HAMP domain-containing sensor histidine kinase, translated as MVLCSTRSFGQLKHIRQLQQSLATIQDSLAYADALAELADYYHYRQWDSVIYYTDKAMRISERHGYERGIAGALTGRGVYYMTRNNYLSSRFNNDALRMYRKMGDSSRVSLLLNNIAINFIFDGNYAKCVDKLYEAERVARAAPSDSSRTIALLNLIDIDSSLTKRQRDSMLILAKRNAEKWKDEIMYNYCLQIEAKRLFDAGGKQEGLDGFRELLADAEKKGNFSFMAFLHHDIGKMILEMGGDSALAMQHFTEGLQISQRQKFFYVTSLLLPEMMHLCEALGDTAKALHFAQQQLAQNTEAVTELQSSGFTYFDYVLNERKLREAQSRQTAQKRTIYLLVLLTIVTGGLLFFLYRSRSQSRKVARIQQELREKSEERTRELEDWDQFHNMLISVMAHDLRAPFSSIITISQLFEMEHDLTPKEIEGMMASLKKTSEDSIRFMEGLLAWISAKRKGGKIRTDSFKIEDVMQEANQFYTMAQQDKDVRLVLDDSLQGQEVYAEKNMLGFICRNILNNATKYAAKGKPILVRAFVDGDQLITAVTNYGKELSAAEIDKIFNPEQKTMATKDGLKGAGIAMIISQDMLARMHGRIWAEREPGIGTTFYFALPRNLSNGATVAV; from the coding sequence ATGGTACTTTGCTCCACCAGGAGCTTCGGTCAACTCAAGCACATCCGCCAGCTGCAGCAATCACTTGCAACCATCCAGGATAGCCTGGCGTACGCAGACGCGCTGGCTGAACTGGCCGATTACTATCATTACCGGCAATGGGACAGTGTCATATATTATACGGACAAAGCCATGCGCATTTCCGAGCGCCACGGCTACGAACGCGGCATCGCCGGCGCGCTCACCGGGCGCGGCGTCTATTACATGACCCGCAACAATTACCTTTCCTCCCGTTTCAATAACGACGCCCTGCGGATGTACCGCAAAATGGGCGACAGCAGCCGCGTATCGTTGCTGCTCAATAATATCGCCATCAATTTCATTTTCGACGGCAACTACGCCAAATGCGTCGACAAGCTGTATGAAGCGGAACGGGTGGCGCGCGCAGCGCCGAGCGACAGCTCCCGTACCATCGCCTTGCTCAACCTGATCGATATCGATTCTTCGCTCACCAAGCGCCAGCGCGATTCCATGCTCATCCTCGCCAAACGGAACGCGGAGAAATGGAAAGACGAGATCATGTATAATTATTGCCTGCAGATCGAAGCCAAGCGCCTGTTCGACGCAGGCGGCAAGCAGGAAGGGCTGGACGGTTTCAGGGAATTGCTGGCAGACGCCGAAAAGAAGGGGAACTTCAGCTTCATGGCGTTCCTGCATCACGATATCGGGAAAATGATCCTGGAAATGGGGGGCGACAGCGCCCTCGCGATGCAGCATTTTACGGAAGGGCTGCAGATCTCCCAGCGCCAGAAATTCTTTTACGTGACCAGCCTGCTACTGCCCGAAATGATGCATTTATGCGAAGCGCTGGGCGATACCGCCAAAGCGCTCCACTTCGCACAGCAGCAACTGGCCCAGAATACCGAAGCGGTGACGGAATTACAGTCATCCGGGTTTACCTATTTCGATTATGTATTGAACGAGCGCAAACTGCGCGAAGCGCAATCCCGGCAAACGGCGCAGAAACGGACGATCTATCTCCTTGTACTGTTGACCATCGTAACCGGCGGGCTCCTGTTCTTCCTCTACCGTTCCCGCAGCCAAAGCCGGAAAGTAGCGCGGATCCAGCAGGAGCTGCGCGAAAAATCGGAAGAGCGCACCCGCGAGCTCGAAGACTGGGACCAGTTCCATAACATGCTCATCTCCGTGATGGCCCACGATCTGCGGGCGCCATTCTCCAGCATCATCACCATTTCCCAGCTGTTCGAAATGGAGCACGACCTTACGCCGAAAGAGATCGAAGGGATGATGGCCAGCCTCAAGAAAACTTCGGAAGACAGTATCCGGTTCATGGAAGGCCTCCTGGCCTGGATCAGCGCCAAGCGGAAAGGTGGGAAAATCCGTACGGATTCCTTCAAAATCGAAGACGTCATGCAAGAAGCCAACCAATTCTATACGATGGCACAGCAAGATAAAGATGTCAGGCTGGTGCTGGACGATAGCCTGCAAGGGCAGGAGGTGTATGCGGAAAAGAACATGCTGGGCTTCATCTGCCGCAATATTCTCAACAACGCCACCAAATACGCCGCCAAAGGCAAGCCCATCTTAGTCCGCGCTTTCGTGGACGGCGACCAGCTCATTACCGCCGTCACCAATTACGGCAAAGAGCTCAGCGCCGCCGAAATTGACAAGATCTTCAACCCGGAACAGAAAACCATGGCTACGAAAGACGGGCTCAAAGGCGCCGGCATCGCCATGATCATCAGCCAGGACATGCTCGCCCGCATGCATGGGCGCATCTGGGCCGAAAGGGAGCCCGGCATCGGCACCACGTTCTACTTTGCACTGCCGCGGAATTTATCGAACGGAGCTACGGTAGCGGTGTAA
- a CDS encoding endonuclease/exonuclease/phosphatase family protein has protein sequence MKFILSAFILAACAQNGPQAVPGPKPAAMGDTLRVMTYNIHHCNPPTKPGFIDVDAIAAVVRAQQPDVLALQEVDVRTQRSGNIDQAALLAQKTGMQVYFGKAIDHDGGEYGVAILSKYPLQNGRTVRLPETSNPAAEDRVVALADITFRNGKKLTIGSTHLDVSTPANRDEQVAALNRLADTLALPLVLSGDFNTTPSTPAFATLLEKYRPSCTDCGYTIPVINPKRVIDFVLATKKSGWVPVRTEVINEPYPSDHLAVVAEWIVK, from the coding sequence ATGAAATTCATACTATCTGCATTCATCCTGGCAGCCTGCGCGCAAAACGGCCCGCAGGCCGTCCCCGGGCCAAAGCCCGCCGCAATGGGCGATACGCTCCGTGTCATGACATATAACATCCATCACTGCAACCCGCCCACCAAACCCGGCTTCATCGACGTAGATGCCATTGCCGCCGTGGTGCGGGCACAGCAGCCCGACGTGCTGGCCCTGCAGGAAGTGGACGTGCGCACCCAACGCTCCGGGAACATCGACCAGGCGGCCCTACTGGCCCAAAAAACGGGTATGCAGGTGTATTTCGGCAAAGCCATCGACCACGACGGTGGGGAATACGGCGTAGCCATCCTGTCGAAGTACCCGTTGCAGAACGGGCGGACGGTCAGGTTGCCCGAAACGTCGAACCCCGCGGCGGAAGACCGGGTAGTAGCCCTGGCCGACATCACTTTCCGGAACGGGAAAAAGCTCACCATCGGCAGTACCCACCTCGATGTTAGTACTCCTGCCAACCGGGACGAGCAGGTGGCCGCCCTGAACCGCCTGGCAGACACGTTGGCGTTGCCGCTGGTGCTTTCCGGCGACTTCAACACCACGCCGTCTACCCCCGCATTTGCCACATTGCTGGAGAAATACCGGCCTTCCTGTACCGATTGCGGCTACACGATTCCCGTCATCAACCCCAAAAGGGTGATCGATTTCGTGCTGGCTACGAAGAAAAGCGGATGGGTGCCCGTACGGACGGAAGTGATCAACGAACCTTACCCTTCAGACCACCTGGCCGTTGTGGCCGAGTGGATCGTGAAATAA
- a CDS encoding RagB/SusD family nutrient uptake outer membrane protein, with amino-acid sequence MKRIFLSISAILLITATGCRKDFLDRNPQDAISDETFWQNEEQLTLAINALYANVKNNNTIAMDQMGDNSINSSTSDAYRIFGSGNYDSDLSSVNAEWVSQYSGIRDCNAFLANYHRAKGVPEATLNQLVGEAKTIRAYMYMNLVMYFGDLPLVTEPLNITELYGPRNSKKEIVDFILSELEEAAGLMQSAIMTGPKLGRMNKGAALALKARMALYDDRFADAEDAAKRVMDMNVYQLYSTGRPAEDYYNFFTWKGKLANGTNKETIIARINLLDVSMHNISRETQVPDQSSRYNPTKSLVDAYLCADGLPITQSPTYKEDTYANIFENRDPRMKMTILAPGSKWGGKRDGNPQNTDITTFTAPKFLADKQGCVTITGYYYTKYVEIPAVALVTRDANDIHVLRYAEVLLTWAEARFEQGKLTQGDIDNSINKLRERVGMMPMTLSFLAANGLDLRTEIRRERRIELAREGGRWYDMVRWKEGDKLAADVKGMKKSLALVPSHVANFKTDAEGYIIVMSGRQFVAPKHYRFPVPLLQIQRNPNLAPQNPGWE; translated from the coding sequence ATGAAAAGGATTTTTCTCAGCATATCCGCCATCCTGCTTATCACTGCCACCGGTTGCCGTAAGGATTTCCTGGACCGCAACCCGCAGGACGCGATCTCCGACGAAACGTTCTGGCAGAACGAAGAGCAGCTGACCCTGGCCATCAACGCGCTCTACGCCAACGTCAAGAATAACAATACCATCGCCATGGACCAGATGGGCGACAACTCTATCAATTCCTCCACAAGCGACGCATACCGCATTTTCGGCAGTGGCAACTACGATTCCGATCTGTCTTCGGTAAACGCCGAATGGGTGTCCCAATACTCCGGAATCCGCGACTGTAACGCTTTTCTGGCCAACTATCACCGTGCCAAGGGCGTGCCAGAAGCTACGCTGAACCAGCTGGTGGGAGAGGCCAAAACCATCCGCGCGTACATGTACATGAACCTGGTGATGTACTTCGGCGATCTGCCACTGGTAACGGAGCCCCTGAACATTACGGAGCTCTACGGCCCGAGGAATTCCAAAAAAGAGATCGTCGATTTCATTCTCAGTGAGCTGGAAGAAGCCGCCGGCCTCATGCAATCGGCCATCATGACCGGCCCGAAACTCGGCCGCATGAACAAGGGCGCCGCCCTGGCCCTCAAAGCCCGCATGGCGCTGTACGACGACAGGTTCGCCGATGCGGAAGACGCGGCCAAGCGGGTGATGGACATGAACGTGTACCAGCTTTATTCCACCGGCCGCCCGGCAGAAGATTATTACAACTTCTTCACCTGGAAAGGAAAACTCGCCAACGGCACCAACAAGGAGACGATCATCGCCCGTATCAACCTGCTGGACGTGAGCATGCACAACATCAGCCGCGAAACGCAGGTGCCCGACCAGTCGAGCCGCTACAACCCGACGAAGTCGCTGGTGGATGCGTACCTCTGTGCTGACGGGCTTCCCATCACCCAATCGCCCACCTACAAGGAAGATACCTACGCCAACATCTTCGAAAACCGCGATCCCCGCATGAAGATGACCATCCTGGCGCCGGGCTCCAAATGGGGCGGCAAGCGCGACGGCAATCCGCAGAATACCGATATTACCACGTTCACCGCGCCGAAGTTCCTGGCCGACAAGCAGGGTTGCGTGACGATCACCGGGTATTATTACACCAAATACGTGGAAATCCCCGCAGTGGCCCTTGTTACCCGCGATGCCAACGACATTCACGTGTTGCGGTATGCCGAAGTGCTGCTCACCTGGGCGGAAGCGCGCTTCGAGCAGGGCAAGCTCACCCAGGGCGATATCGATAATTCCATCAACAAACTCCGCGAGAGGGTGGGCATGATGCCCATGACGCTGTCGTTCCTGGCGGCCAATGGGCTGGACCTGCGCACGGAGATCCGCCGTGAGCGCCGCATCGAGCTGGCGCGCGAAGGTGGCCGCTGGTACGATATGGTACGCTGGAAAGAAGGGGACAAGCTGGCGGCAGACGTGAAAGGGATGAAGAAGTCCCTCGCCCTGGTGCCTTCCCATGTCGCCAATTTCAAGACCGACGCCGAAGGGTATATCATCGTGATGAGCGGCCGCCAGTTTGTGGCGCCGAAACATTACCGTTTCCCAGTGCCCCTGTTACAGATCCAGCGGAACCCGAACCTGGCGCCGCAAAACCCGGGCTGGGAATGA
- a CDS encoding TonB-dependent receptor: MTSHLSTPGKRQLLPGKARRVIRITAALVLFLSLQAAAAAYAQKITLSEDRVTLREIFRQIKAQAGYNFLFNTEMLEDALPVSVHVRNADIETVLAKCFEGQPLTYTINQNTIVVQRKSVVKADIGGKVTDEKGAPVPGARIWNQTTNQSVITNEKGEFRIAASEGDKLVVKMMGYEDVPFTADGRTAFSLSIKPSTTALDAVVVVGYGTQKKANLTGAVSTVTSEDFAGRPVTSPTAALQGSMPGVTFQSASGIPGGGDNTTKIRIRGIGTLNDPDPLVVVDGIPGGNLNILNPDDIETVTVLKDAASSSIYGVRGANGVILVTTKKGKANARPSLTYANYFGLQTPTALPKFLGSVDYMTLQNEAKVNAGQNPTFTDAQIETARNGSDPNYFANTNWIDEIYKSSAPQQSHMLNLSGGANNTNYYLSYSYLKQGGLVTGDNFSAKRHNVRLRVNTTVFDILQLDANIGYVDRLNSGSSAGVDFDAGPLYSAHQISPLIPVRFTNGSWGYHGGSQNPIAITTDGGTNKFASQEITANLQGTLNITKEFRLRAQYGLVKYNSFREIFSKTINYYSPVDNSLIYQSNYPNKIDNRDYTGLYQTIIGMAEYEKTFHGGHSVKGMVAASAEENASRNFSATRTNLPTQEVGSINLGTLNQLNNSDAAQNALQSLFGRLNYGYNDKYLLEGNFRYDGSTRFAGPVRWNWFFSGSAGWVFSNEPFFERMKHVINFGKVRLSYGTQGNDKVGDDFAYLSIINSVATMPIGNVLTVGYRQTGVPNELLTWESVVKQNVGIDLAMLNNRLTVTADYFINNTNDILLKVPLPDVLGLRGSYPAQNAGKVRNQGWEFMAGWQDRVNDWSYGANFNISDVRNKVVSLGDAPSTPGERIRMVGYPIDAYYGYVAERISQVSDYKYDDATGKYTPLFPYNKSFPMQPGDLIYRDLNGDGEITPAADREVIGNSIPRYTYGFKGNVGYKGIDLSFFLQGVGKADGFISGAARHAFINESSNPQEIHLDRWTPQNTDATYPRLAYGYTYNQQLSTFWLENASYLRLKNVQVGYTLPGHLTRRIRAEKIRFYFSADNLFTKTDFFYGYDPETPLTLGGYYPQVKTFVFGLNVNFK, encoded by the coding sequence ATGACATCTCACCTCTCCACCCCGGGGAAGCGACAGCTATTGCCCGGAAAGGCCCGCAGGGTGATCCGTATCACGGCGGCCCTGGTGCTGTTCCTGTCCCTTCAGGCCGCTGCGGCCGCCTATGCGCAGAAGATCACGCTGTCGGAAGACAGGGTCACCCTCCGCGAAATCTTCCGCCAGATCAAGGCGCAGGCAGGTTACAATTTCCTTTTCAACACCGAAATGCTCGAAGATGCATTGCCCGTTTCGGTACATGTCCGCAATGCCGACATCGAAACGGTACTGGCCAAGTGTTTCGAAGGCCAGCCGCTGACTTACACCATTAACCAGAACACCATCGTGGTGCAGCGCAAATCGGTCGTGAAGGCCGATATCGGTGGAAAGGTGACCGACGAAAAAGGCGCTCCCGTTCCCGGGGCCCGCATCTGGAACCAGACCACCAATCAATCCGTCATCACCAACGAAAAAGGCGAATTCCGCATCGCGGCTTCGGAAGGGGATAAGCTGGTCGTGAAAATGATGGGGTATGAAGACGTGCCTTTCACGGCAGACGGGCGCACGGCTTTCAGCCTGTCCATCAAACCCTCCACCACCGCGCTCGACGCAGTAGTGGTAGTAGGCTACGGCACCCAGAAGAAAGCGAACCTCACCGGCGCCGTGAGCACCGTTACCAGCGAAGATTTCGCCGGCCGCCCGGTTACTTCGCCCACGGCGGCGCTGCAGGGATCGATGCCCGGCGTAACCTTCCAGAGCGCATCCGGCATTCCCGGCGGTGGCGATAACACCACCAAGATCCGCATCCGCGGCATCGGCACCCTCAACGATCCCGATCCGCTCGTGGTGGTAGACGGTATCCCCGGCGGCAACCTGAACATCCTCAACCCGGACGATATCGAAACGGTAACCGTCCTCAAAGACGCGGCCTCTTCCTCCATTTACGGGGTGCGCGGCGCCAACGGCGTGATCCTCGTGACTACCAAAAAAGGAAAAGCCAACGCCAGGCCTTCGCTCACGTATGCCAATTATTTCGGTCTCCAGACGCCGACCGCGCTGCCGAAATTCCTCGGTTCCGTGGATTACATGACATTGCAGAACGAAGCCAAAGTGAACGCGGGCCAGAACCCCACCTTCACCGACGCGCAGATCGAGACCGCGCGCAACGGCTCCGATCCCAACTATTTCGCCAATACCAACTGGATCGACGAAATCTACAAATCCAGCGCCCCGCAGCAGAGCCACATGCTCAACCTTTCCGGCGGCGCCAACAATACCAATTATTATCTGTCGTATTCCTATCTGAAACAGGGCGGCCTCGTTACCGGCGATAATTTCTCCGCCAAGCGCCACAACGTGCGCCTGCGCGTGAACACGACCGTATTCGACATCCTCCAGCTGGATGCCAACATCGGTTATGTAGACCGGTTGAACAGCGGTTCCAGCGCGGGTGTAGACTTCGACGCGGGCCCGCTGTATTCCGCCCACCAGATTTCCCCGCTCATCCCCGTACGTTTCACCAACGGCAGCTGGGGATATCATGGCGGATCGCAGAACCCCATCGCCATTACGACAGACGGTGGTACCAACAAGTTCGCGTCGCAGGAGATCACCGCCAATTTGCAGGGCACGCTGAACATTACGAAGGAGTTCCGGCTGCGCGCGCAATACGGCCTTGTGAAGTATAACTCTTTCCGCGAGATCTTCTCCAAAACCATCAACTATTACAGCCCGGTAGATAATTCACTCATCTATCAATCCAATTATCCCAACAAGATCGACAACCGCGATTACACCGGTTTGTACCAGACGATCATCGGGATGGCCGAATACGAGAAAACCTTCCACGGCGGGCATTCCGTGAAAGGCATGGTGGCCGCATCCGCGGAAGAGAACGCGAGCCGCAACTTCAGCGCCACCCGCACCAACCTGCCCACACAGGAAGTGGGCTCCATCAACCTCGGCACCCTCAACCAGCTGAACAATTCGGATGCCGCGCAGAACGCCCTGCAATCACTTTTCGGCCGGCTGAACTATGGGTACAACGATAAATACCTGCTGGAAGGGAACTTCCGGTACGACGGCTCCACCCGCTTCGCCGGGCCGGTGCGCTGGAACTGGTTCTTCTCCGGTTCCGCCGGATGGGTGTTCTCCAACGAGCCCTTCTTCGAAAGGATGAAACACGTTATCAATTTCGGTAAAGTGCGCCTGTCGTACGGTACGCAGGGGAACGACAAGGTGGGAGACGATTTCGCTTACCTGTCCATCATCAACTCCGTTGCCACCATGCCTATCGGCAACGTGCTGACCGTAGGCTACCGCCAGACGGGCGTTCCCAACGAACTGCTCACCTGGGAATCTGTCGTGAAGCAGAACGTGGGCATCGACCTGGCCATGCTGAACAACCGGCTTACCGTGACTGCGGATTACTTCATCAACAATACCAATGACATCCTCCTGAAAGTGCCCCTGCCCGACGTACTCGGTCTCCGCGGTTCGTACCCCGCCCAGAACGCCGGCAAGGTGCGCAACCAGGGATGGGAATTTATGGCCGGGTGGCAAGACCGGGTGAACGACTGGTCGTACGGCGCCAACTTCAACATTTCCGACGTCCGCAACAAGGTGGTGAGCCTCGGCGATGCGCCCAGCACGCCCGGCGAGCGCATCCGGATGGTGGGTTACCCCATTGATGCCTATTACGGGTATGTGGCCGAGCGCATTTCGCAGGTGTCTGACTACAAATACGACGACGCTACCGGCAAATACACGCCGCTGTTCCCGTACAACAAGAGCTTCCCCATGCAGCCCGGCGACCTCATCTACCGCGATCTGAACGGGGACGGTGAAATCACCCCGGCGGCCGACCGTGAAGTGATCGGCAACTCCATTCCCCGGTACACGTACGGTTTCAAAGGGAACGTGGGGTATAAGGGGATCGACCTGAGCTTCTTCCTGCAGGGCGTAGGCAAGGCGGACGGATTTATTTCCGGCGCGGCCCGTCACGCTTTCATCAACGAAAGCTCCAACCCGCAGGAAATCCACCTCGACCGCTGGACGCCGCAGAACACCGACGCCACCTATCCGCGCCTCGCTTACGGCTACACTTACAACCAGCAGCTGTCTACCTTCTGGCTGGAAAACGCCTCGTACCTCCGCCTGAAGAACGTGCAGGTGGGATATACGTTGCCCGGCCACCTGACGCGCCGCATCCGCGCGGAAAAGATCCGGTTCTATTTCTCCGCCGATAACCTGTTCACGAAAACAGATTTCTTCTACGGTTACGATCCCGAAACGCCCCTTACCCTCGGCGGTTACTATCCGCAGGTGAAGACGTTCGTATTTGGTTTAAATGTCAACTTCAAATGA